From the Mahella australiensis 50-1 BON genome, the window TACGCACTTCCTCTTCCATCTAGCTCAATGCTAATAGTATTATAGCATATTTTAACATGAATATCTATCGCATTAATTATAGCACCTGCGATTCGTAATATGTAACTGAAACGGGTGGCATAAAGCAATGCAAATGATATAAAGCCGGAGAACGCCTTGAAATATTGCGTAGGCGTACTCAACGAGTGCGGCATAGAGCAAGCGTAGGTCGGGCATGGACGCCTGACCAGCCCGTAAGCAAACAGCCTGAAGCCGGAAGCAGGTCTTAGAACGTTTCGCTGTACGCTCTGCGAGCGCAATGTTGAACAGGCGTGGCCGAAGGCATGGACGCCGGAGGCAGACCGCCTGAGCACGGATGCGAATTGCGGCCGTTAGCCTGTTCGAGTGGAGCGAGCAGCTAAGCGTACAAGAAACATTCTTGTCCTGCGAAGGCCTTAGGCTATTGCGTGGCTAATTGCCGGCGTTAGCTTACTCAACCGAAACGAATTGTAAGTACGCAATCATTACGTGGCACAAGGCTTGACATATATGCTGAGCGGGCTTTTGAAGCGTAGGACCACAGCAATCTTTGATTGCGTAGTAGTCCAGCTTCACAGCCGTAGCGAGGTATATATGTCAAGCCTGTAGCGGGCGTAGGATTTATATCATTGCATGCGCTGAATTTGTTATATTACGAATTACAGGACATATTGTGAATCGCGGTTCACACATAGCTCAAGATTATATATGCCGCCAATCCTACTATTACAGGGATGAATAAGCTACGTTTGAATATGGCCGCTGCAAAGGCAGGTATAGAGGCTATAAGATAATGATTATTCAGATTTAGTTCTACATGCCCGTTTTGAACCAATATCGACGGAAATAATAACGCTGCCAATACCGCAACCGGTATATATTCCAGGAATTCGATAAACCAGCCCGGAAGTTTAAGCCTTGAAAGGCCTACTGCCGGCAACATGCGCGGTATATATGTCACTATGAACATACCGATAAGGGCTATTATGAAATTTTTGTCCATCGGTTAAATAACACCCCCAAAGCAGCTCCTGCTACAGCCGATATTATAACGTTTCCATTGCCTGGTATAATGAATATAAGTGCTACGGACGACATTCCGGAAAATAAAGCTATGACAGCCTTGTACCAACCCTTTAGTTGCATCATAAGAAGTGCTATATACATGGCAGGCAGCGTAAAATCGAGTCCTAAATTTATGTTGCTACCAATGGCTTGTCCTGATAAAGCGCCTATCAATGAGGAGATAACCCAGCCGAGATATGCGGTGATGAAGAGGCCTAAGAAATAAGCCCGGGTAGGCTGCTGACCATTTTCCAATTCAGTTATGGATACTCCATAGGACTCATCGGTTATAAAAAAAGAAAGCATGGGTATCGAACGTCGAGGTATGGACTTAAAATACGTCGACAGCGAAGCGCTGTACAGCAAATGACGCAAATTTACCATGAATACAGTGGCTATAATAGACAATAGACTAGCGCCCGTATTTATCATGCCAGATGCTATGAACTGTGCTGAACCGGCATATACGACCAGCGACATGGCCACCGTTTGTGCGATGGTCATGCCGCCTTTTACCGATATCAACCCGTAGGCTATGCCGATTGGCATATAGCCCAGCATTATGGGTAATGCGCTTTTGAAGCCTTCCTTATACATGCCCTACCTCACAAAAAGATATTTACAACTGCTATTATACCATTTTGGCTGCTCCTTTTATAGTGCTATAATCTGCGATTCGCAATATGGAAAGTTCAGCTTGCAGAATAACCGTGTTTAAGTTAT encodes:
- a CDS encoding AzlC family ABC transporter permease, whose protein sequence is MYKEGFKSALPIMLGYMPIGIAYGLISVKGGMTIAQTVAMSLVVYAGSAQFIASGMINTGASLLSIIATVFMVNLRHLLYSASLSTYFKSIPRRSIPMLSFFITDESYGVSITELENGQQPTRAYFLGLFITAYLGWVISSLIGALSGQAIGSNINLGLDFTLPAMYIALLMMQLKGWYKAVIALFSGMSSVALIFIIPGNGNVIISAVAGAALGVLFNRWTKIS
- a CDS encoding AzlD domain-containing protein is translated as MDKNFIIALIGMFIVTYIPRMLPAVGLSRLKLPGWFIEFLEYIPVAVLAALLFPSILVQNGHVELNLNNHYLIASIPAFAAAIFKRSLFIPVIVGLAAYIILSYV